A part of Candidatus Deferrimicrobium sp. genomic DNA contains:
- a CDS encoding methyltransferase domain-containing protein, translating to MVDPAVLRRFSAGAARYEANAHAQRLSAVDLLAYTRSSLEDAPKRGRAFKILEPGCGTGLYTRMLLDAFQDASVFGVDISEAMVRVAKRGIDDPRARFAVADAEEITRGSYDLVTSNAAFQWFLSLPRTLARMASLLPAGGLLTFSFFGPETYAELDAALRASALRRGAKEGGRVAAVAFHSREEIFDALSAAFPRWDVVERRYHQEFPTLADLLRSIRYTGTRGGGARESWSPGKLARVEEAYRERDRGIMATYQVFLCRGVIPAGGTG from the coding sequence ATGGTTGACCCCGCCGTCCTGCGCCGCTTTTCGGCCGGCGCGGCCAGGTACGAAGCGAACGCGCACGCGCAGCGGCTCTCCGCCGTCGACCTGTTGGCGTACACCCGGTCGTCGCTCGAGGATGCCCCCAAAAGGGGGCGGGCCTTCAAGATACTTGAGCCAGGCTGCGGGACGGGACTCTACACGAGGATGCTGCTCGACGCTTTCCAAGACGCGTCCGTGTTCGGGGTGGACATCTCGGAGGCGATGGTGCGTGTCGCGAAGCGGGGGATCGATGACCCGCGTGCCCGTTTCGCCGTGGCCGACGCGGAGGAGATCACCAGGGGGAGCTACGACCTCGTCACCTCCAACGCCGCCTTCCAATGGTTTCTCTCCCTTCCCCGCACGTTGGCGCGGATGGCCTCCCTCCTGCCGGCGGGAGGGCTGCTCACCTTCTCCTTCTTCGGCCCGGAGACGTACGCGGAGCTGGACGCCGCCTTGCGCGCGTCGGCCCTCCGGCGGGGAGCGAAGGAAGGGGGGCGGGTCGCCGCCGTCGCCTTCCACTCCCGGGAAGAGATCTTCGACGCGCTTTCGGCCGCCTTTCCCCGATGGGACGTCGTCGAGCGGCGGTACCATCAGGAATTTCCGACCCTGGCGGACCTGTTGCGGAGCATCCGGTACACCGGGACGCGCGGGGGCGGCGCGCGGGAGTCGTGGAGCCCGGGGAAGCTCGCGCGGGTCGAGGAGGCGTATCGGGAGCGGGACCGCGGGATCATGGCGACGTACCAGGTCTTCCTTTGCCGTGGCGTGATCCCGGCAGGGGGGACCGGGTGA
- a CDS encoding alpha/beta fold hydrolase, whose product MVLLPGWATDGRIFEGVFTGVTAVRTGPLRPEGFSRRLAAFLDRTSPGPLTVVGWSLGGFLAAEFAREYPGRVRRVVLVGIRRKYPEEDVKAVLRSLSADPVGCLSGFYAQCFYPSQIPAYRRFRSGLQAAYLREMDGGALRQGLSYLAEAELSGETLPACPVAIVHGEKDVVAPFAEAERLAREGGNVTFHPLPGGAHAAFLASGFRALIADGQGWPSAATGREASGSNGAADG is encoded by the coding sequence ATGGTCCTTCTGCCGGGGTGGGCGACGGACGGGCGGATCTTCGAAGGTGTGTTTACCGGCGTAACCGCGGTGAGGACCGGTCCGCTCCGGCCGGAGGGCTTCTCGCGGCGACTCGCGGCGTTTCTCGATCGCACGTCGCCCGGCCCTCTGACGGTCGTGGGGTGGTCCCTCGGGGGGTTCCTCGCGGCGGAGTTCGCGCGGGAATACCCGGGCCGGGTGCGACGGGTCGTGCTCGTCGGGATCCGGCGAAAGTACCCGGAGGAAGACGTGAAAGCGGTCCTGCGGTCGCTCTCGGCCGACCCGGTCGGCTGCCTCTCGGGATTCTACGCGCAATGCTTCTACCCGTCGCAGATTCCCGCGTACCGCCGGTTCCGAAGCGGGCTGCAGGCGGCGTACCTTCGGGAGATGGACGGCGGCGCGCTGCGCCAAGGGCTGTCGTACCTTGCGGAGGCGGAGCTCTCCGGCGAGACGCTTCCTGCGTGCCCCGTGGCGATCGTTCACGGGGAGAAGGATGTGGTGGCGCCGTTTGCAGAGGCGGAAAGGCTGGCCCGGGAGGGCGGGAACGTGACGTTTCACCCGCTGCCGGGGGGGGCCCACGCCGCCTTCCTCGCGAGCGGGTTTCGCGCGCTAATCGCCGACGGCCAAGGATGGCCTAGTGCCGCGACGGGCAGGGAAGCCTCGGGTTCCAATGGAGCGGCCGATGGTTGA
- the bioD gene encoding dethiobiotin synthase translates to MKGVFVTGTGTGVGKTVVCGLLAGFLRSRGMRVTTQKWVETGVAEGPSDIDVHRRLLGAPGLAAEPPLADRCPYRFSLPASPHLAAALEKRRVDPAVIEAAYGRLAETHDAVLVEGAGGFLVPLSEELLTGDLVARIGLPVLVVAGNRLGCVNDVLLTVEAVRRRGIPLLGLVFNRLPGEGGGTPAEVLADNPRIVAEIVHAPVLGEVPLLSDPARGMEAFAPVGRAFLERWRLT, encoded by the coding sequence GTGAAGGGGGTCTTCGTTACCGGCACCGGCACCGGCGTCGGGAAGACGGTGGTGTGCGGCCTGCTGGCCGGCTTCCTCCGGTCGCGGGGGATGCGGGTGACGACGCAGAAGTGGGTCGAGACGGGAGTGGCGGAAGGGCCATCGGATATCGATGTCCACCGTCGCCTGTTGGGAGCCCCCGGCCTTGCGGCGGAACCCCCGCTGGCGGACCGGTGCCCGTACCGATTCTCCCTCCCCGCCTCCCCGCACCTTGCGGCGGCGCTCGAGAAGCGGCGAGTGGATCCGGCTGTGATCGAGGCGGCGTACGGGCGTCTGGCGGAGACCCACGATGCCGTGCTGGTCGAAGGGGCCGGCGGCTTCCTCGTTCCGCTATCGGAGGAACTTCTGACCGGCGACCTCGTCGCGCGGATCGGTCTTCCCGTCCTCGTGGTGGCGGGGAACCGGCTCGGCTGCGTGAACGACGTACTGCTCACCGTGGAGGCGGTGCGCCGCCGCGGGATCCCCCTGCTGGGGCTCGTCTTCAACCGCCTCCCGGGCGAAGGCGGCGGGACGCCGGCGGAGGTGCTCGCCGACAATCCGCGGATCGTGGCGGAGATCGTACATGCGCCGGTCCTGGGCGAAGTCCCCCTGCTCTCCGATCCGGCCCGCGGCATGGAGGCGTTCGCCCCCGTGGGGCGGGCGTTTCTCGAACGGTGGAGGCTGACCTGA
- the bioF gene encoding 8-amino-7-oxononanoate synthase, which translates to MEGWKRFLEERERRQLLRRLVPSSGRAPALAVRGGREYVDFSSNDYLGMSSHPVLVAAAREALDRYGVGSGASRLMSGDLAIHHELEDSVAVFKGSEAALVFNSGYQANTGIVPSLFGRRDAIFADQLCHASQLDGAILSRAKLLRFRHNDQEHLERMLVKHRGSFERALVMTESVFSMDGDLAPLAALLAACRRNRCLLMVDEAHATGVFGPQGRGCVEAEGLAGQVDLVMGTFSKALGGFGAYLAASRTVIDYLVNTARSFIYSTALPPPVIAANLAALRLCLSGETRGAELLRRADAFRGALRRKGWTVGGESQIVPVVVGESALAVSLSKSLAGQGFLALPVRPPTVPEGSARLRFSLTAAHTDRQVAAVVEALGAA; encoded by the coding sequence GGGAACGGCGGCAGCTGCTGCGGCGGCTCGTCCCGTCGTCCGGGCGCGCTCCCGCTCTTGCGGTGCGGGGCGGCCGGGAATACGTCGACTTCTCCTCCAACGACTACCTCGGGATGTCGTCGCACCCCGTGCTGGTCGCGGCGGCGCGGGAGGCGCTCGACCGCTACGGTGTCGGGTCCGGGGCGTCCCGCCTGATGAGCGGGGACCTGGCGATCCACCACGAGCTCGAGGATAGCGTGGCGGTGTTCAAGGGGAGCGAAGCGGCCCTGGTCTTCAACTCCGGCTATCAGGCGAACACGGGGATCGTCCCCTCCCTTTTCGGGCGCCGGGACGCCATTTTCGCAGACCAACTGTGCCACGCCAGCCAGCTGGATGGCGCGATCCTGTCGCGCGCGAAGCTGCTGCGCTTCCGGCACAACGACCAAGAGCACCTCGAACGGATGCTCGTGAAGCACCGCGGTTCGTTCGAGCGGGCGCTGGTGATGACGGAGAGCGTCTTCAGCATGGACGGTGACCTCGCTCCCCTCGCCGCTCTCCTTGCCGCCTGCCGCCGGAACCGTTGCCTGCTGATGGTGGACGAAGCCCACGCCACGGGGGTGTTCGGCCCGCAGGGGCGCGGGTGCGTCGAGGCGGAGGGGCTCGCAGGGCAGGTGGACCTCGTGATGGGGACGTTCAGCAAGGCGCTGGGCGGATTCGGAGCGTATCTCGCGGCGTCGCGGACGGTGATCGACTACCTGGTCAACACGGCCCGCAGCTTCATCTATTCCACAGCGCTTCCGCCCCCGGTGATCGCCGCCAACCTCGCCGCCCTCCGGCTCTGCCTGTCCGGGGAGACGCGCGGGGCGGAGCTCCTGCGCCGGGCCGATGCGTTCCGGGGCGCGCTTCGCCGGAAGGGGTGGACCGTCGGCGGGGAGAGCCAGATCGTCCCTGTCGTCGTGGGGGAGAGCGCCCTCGCCGTCTCCCTCTCGAAATCGCTTGCGGGCCAGGGGTTTCTCGCGCTGCCGGTGCGGCCGCCCACGGTCCCGGAGGGGTCGGCCCGCCTGCGCTTCTCCTTGACCGCCGCCCACACCGACCGGCAGGTCGCCGCCGTCGTGGAGGCCCTCGGTGCCGCGTGA